In Hyperolius riggenbachi isolate aHypRig1 chromosome 1, aHypRig1.pri, whole genome shotgun sequence, the genomic window gttaaaaacagttttaaaaagtttgtttataaacaaacaaaatggccaccaaaacaggaagtaggttgatgtacagtatgtccacacatagaaaatacatccatacacaagcaggctgtatacacccttccttttgaatctcaagagatcatttgtgtgtttctttccccctgcatctctcatgcactgaagtttcaggctgctcttttcttcctgcaaacagctttgcccttgtctgaatttcctcagtatgtgaaagcccagccagctcagaggacgatttatccagcttgtaaaagataagagagaagagagaagctgccctaatctaaataaatacacaggcagtgtgcatagaggggcctggaagggggagttcatagcagaaccacaacactgaagaacttggcagccttccagacacaggccgacaagtctgacaggggaaagatacattgatttattacagagactgtgatagcagaaagtgctgcagtaagccagaacacattagaatagcttttggaacttgtaggatgataaaaaacaggatgcaatttttgttacggagtctctttcagGTGTGGCATAGGGACCCAAAGCCTGGTaccttcaacttttttttttaagtgtgtacAACTATTTTATTTTTCAGATCAGGTTGTTCTCAGGTAATTGGTGCCAATCCAAAATGGAACGTCTGGAGTTTAGTCATAGGTCTTGTCCAAGTTCAGATGAATTTCAGTCTAATTCAGCTTGACAAAGCCAACGTCCTTGGCATATTGCCGAAAACGCTGATGGCACATGTTAAGTCTGTGTTTGCGGATCAGTCCATGTCTGTttgagcacaggcagcaggagcgagAACCCTGACCGAACTTTCTTGGGTGGCTCCAGTAAAGCTGCTGGTGACCCATCGTGCTCTGCTCGCCTCTCTCTATGCGTGAAAAGCACACAccttcaactttgattggccaattttactacctccatgtagtttgagattttacctacacaatctgctcatagtatttaaaaACTGTTGACCCCATGCTACTTGGAGGTGGTTAaaccggccaatcaaaattgagagCGTGTACCAGGCTTGAGTTAAGACCTGCACAGCCAACTAACTGATTCATCAAATCTTTTTAGCCATCCCTCAAGTGTTGTATAGGGACCCAAAGCCTGGAACACACCTTCAACTTTGATTGTCCAACTTTACCACTCCCATGTAATATGAAagctttacctacacaatctgctacaGCAGGATAGCACAGCTGGCCACACACATATAGCGAGTGGTGCATAGTAACACTGCATTGGCTTGTAAGTGAGGTAAACATGATAGTTTGTTGAACCTGTGAGTGCAGTAATCTGATAAACCTACTGGAGATAATATGGGTAATATGGGCACAGCTTTCTGATATTTTGCAGAGGCTACTTTATTGATGGGTGCATTGCAGAGCATTGCTAAGAAGTCCCTGCCTAGAAGTGTAGAAGCTTTATTATTTATCCCATAAAGTTAGCCGTGAGTTTCCATGTGGACAGTTACAGAACATCTAGAGATAACCGGGTGTCATTTGAAAAGTTATTGCTAAATCATGTTGCCTACCGGTTttagtattcattttttttatctttatctCCATGGTTATGGTTATAGTTAATGCCAAcccaagatgaggaaaaactTTTTCTAACATGCACATTTCCGTCAACTCAGCAAGAAGGACAAACTCAATCAAAGCAGCTGCTACTGATGCTCAATTAGCTGGCGGCAGCCAGAAGCTTAATTGATGAAATTGAATTCCCTGCCTGGTTCATTGGAGATACTATATGTATGATAGGAGaactttttgctcatcactgcaaaCTATCAGTTTTAATAAAGGCCctagaaaaaaaaagatgcagatacGTAACACAGCTTGGTTATTATTATGTAAACTATTCACAAAAGAACATTAAAACAGCAAAGCGTTATACAAGCAATGCACATGCATTGTGTATGTAATGCGAGTTACACAAATAGCTGTGATGTGCATGCATGTTTCTCTGTTCATCCCCACAGCAGTACACTATATTattatcacagaaaaaaaatctgctgtCAAAAAGCGTGTTGGTTTATTCAAACAGGCACATGTGAGCATGGTGATATAAACATATATACAGGCATACTCTTAGGAACCTACCGAGACTGCGGGCATGCATGATTCCCTTATTCATCCgtacacagtggcatagctagagactatggggtcccatagcaaattttttatggggccatcagatctaagcactcttgagcaatgccacctgccactGCCCTATGGATTTGAGTTCACTAGGCAACTTACATTTCCATGCAATGTATTGTGAATAGTCTatgagcactgagacaaagtcagagggtggagaaaataAGTGAACACAtcgagtaccacctgggccccctcctctccagggccctacagcagttgctatggctattggtaGGCCCCTAGCAGTACACTATattgtgattttaaaaaatatggcTGTTCTGCAGctatatggggttgattcactaaacaccaGTAAAATTACAATGTTCAGATGGCATGCAGCAGTTGTACCAGTATGTATGCTGTGGAATTAGAGCATCTTGCATTATGTAGGTAACAGGTGTTTTGGGACGCCAACATTAGTGGAGGGTACCACACAATGGAGAGGGCCAGAATATCCTCCCCACCTTGCAAGGAACTTCCTCTTCTGGTTCCCAGTAGGAGGTGAAGTTTGTAGTTAGTTAGTCATTTACCCCTCCACAGTGCCTCAACTTCCGTTGTGTGttcccagatccccccccccccccccccccccaccaccataaTAATGTTCCCATTATAATGTATCCCTCTTCTTATGGTGCTCTGCTCAGTACAGTGCCCCATAGTGTTCTCTTCATTATAATGCCCGTTAGTTCTTTTTTTCATAGCACCTCCTGTTAGTGCTACCTTCATTACAGTGCTCCCCTATAGTGCTTCACTCCATATAGCCTTCCCATTATGTTCTTCTAATTGCAGTTCCTCTGTTCGTACTGATCTCATTATAGCACCCCACATTAGTGCTTGATCCATTATGCTTCCATTCATGCTCCTGTCATTGTAGTGCCCGATGTTAGAGCTCCCTTCATTATCGTGCCCTCCTATTGTGCTCCTGTTAATTACAGTACCCTCTGTTCTTGCTCCCTTCACTACAGTGCACCCATAGTTAAAGTGTTCTATCAATGAATGATCTTACAAATTCTATGTCAAACTGCATGATCTGCGAGCCCATTGATTACCTGGGatgattttttttagtttaaagtgtactcgaggtgacatgataagattaaagatgtgtatgtacacagggcagtttctaggctaaaatgcacccagggcgggggtgttaaaattgcgcccccgcctccccgcggagccaggtatacatgcccgcagtataggtt contains:
- the LOC137571351 gene encoding small ribosomal subunit protein uS14-like — translated: MGHQQLYWSHPRKFGQGSRSCCLCSNRHGLIRKHRLNMCHQRFRQYAKDVGFVKLN